The Thunnus thynnus chromosome 2, fThuThy2.1, whole genome shotgun sequence genome includes a region encoding these proteins:
- the kntc1 gene encoding kinetochore-associated protein 1 isoform X2 gives MAMWSDVELLTNEDTNTVRFCSESNEENGNVSGLYQVDTLVKISTANEVQKDPRLSSCSGSNWSIVVADKTVILFDQSYQTILLLLHFETDVDAFDVCLDGQFLVVCERNGNLHLIHVADKRILLTRALVEKPSSGDKKTYRYLVIEEDKTSLGMYHMFLLIKDGFFHITNLALAKIETAIEKMDVGALKDLQSLIKIDFCSTEDYHEEGCSTAVMFNLGHEIHLMIGGDKENVITHGTMDPHQSKMRLAHSVNNSLIPGVKKMVVVENLLYILDTEDVLSLWDLHFLVMIHCWPDLAIHDFELTTECGSASMVAQDKGSMKMITLMKQDNSQFKSLQIRCLPSMTVCYSLDVSSVSCLVRTKINMDTIYLVEGICENPESRGEPVSSVVVRCFTEALPENRLSRLLHKHMFEEAEKFAITFELDLELVYKVKLEFVLEQLASASVGGYGQNVLSELVEEAKINLMKITDGQYVVEYCLKAPWPTFETAEKMLNHAATRYSSLQIQEALARLATFCSLHGLENFNGIAWIEFLNSTDNLGEILTHLREGDLKGAQLLWLRYEGQIALEFDESRFEAVLSAIPEDLPSQELCPWFRTVFVPFVRRVLPTGQKILARWLEQRARNLELTEKGAWPQNGLDLAVLGLPSLWTWMKSDDNYGTEEVENLKSLVSNLRKLLDLHKKYNCRLSLSVFEKGSVRSVAFFMLDKVPAPELIAATVESSILPYAEEHEIPFDELLLQYIKDLLERCSSQTTTLFTEWEAKAVAVLGCMTDTDLMVDAVLEIMQKAVVPWTNEVENLVQQYLEMDGPKQELIKESYRLMEIRKLLRGYGIRNFNLSNSTQILTLIRYILKQDLPMSLEDSLTLAEAYKLPTLQINYLYLIQLIGQGKTEACMTVLKKLSPAEAECVIERLTTWAMLQLEDKIHISDEHKKHQMVIAQAMVEALKYMHIIQKHDALKSMECESNLIMFKAIAHLQEDFDVFFTPSNYEDPNIRKQIQEHHITAYENTRGRHSSKAKATTTPVVANDADGKTKTISTEAGLRRLGRQLQRTEQELWSDLALRAVGVGKVDKALKILSELYEHHYNTSTGKVLFTAAKTLCQMLEADVPMVLPDDMDLPAVIHNLASQAITVCHSDLLLDCSELCKCTRIAMDVYHQCQLSDNYGFTAKDLTLDAEKDPYSQWNFQDLFNEDCIVLDPVSVLPVQYEITNCLLPISRDTKLYPLDCSCLSHCSFEDGSNHLRPLLGPLANMLQMLQECSQLELALRVLVNSYGSCLQHVTSNVMDVKLSVQLYDTQELKNYNLCLNDLRKTTTSSLNAIAVALLNKVFNWRVVDCDLAIGLCTLLSKAEVFKILWKVIDNTWQNYDKILAVAKIGANLCCLYNEAEEQEKFLSVITDAEWGIKLSKLEISIQPVFRQRPEMKNSLIPVLVKNRKITPDIILQYCSTFGLDRDGVINQYITTLLLLQEDEEDAGDPGTGQEEVQPLCHADALERVLQIIPMLHSTSELTNSLCAAIFKLSPYNYERIEVVLKIIQAADENVTNFSVSQAMGLLQHLKSYKRVSPPSDVENTHLLENSLLPNPLSNSRLPFHLLMQTKHYWKIICPELSEETFPTLLLISKLMKVSLDKLYMSAANHVFEKKMKPLLLEQRKKGQGHGYNKETFKVAKTMMKYIQCIQSPEWAAATAHKITQELPAGYEKTQSLRFCLALGDAWLKDPNLEEEARARGETFLSKLKLQFQRSATENTLIASQLNSPEHLKLTGLPARLLVALYEHSSVEQRYKDSGSQTYPDIHAVIKEIAAINNVDLLKIRNMMLEKWICKTGPAVAKDICNQECVSNIEEDPDLMRVVYMLQSCPTDDAVRLLQPILSAETWPLSTSGPRLTFCHRTRALLCLVRLADAATLEAQLQIPRTKIQYYLKCYIFVSQLEALNIPYTLQSFLSSPKEGLVKGLWKNHSHEPQAVRLVADLCLEYQVYDPQLWNSLLQKLLGFNLISHLQKVLEAVVAVPALWEIASFSRTWRSMILAPFVSASLPLSPDQQATLYRTFVLLLKCPFLLNLDLIGIANRFAQFNLPAFALGTLLLIPCANKKAQQIQGFLSVCNPVAVLEQVEELMNTGELAGIPSQIRETVLSFISQNGQYQKLLKTKHFKHLKQLMVSNGQPNQVKDLVDYLISQNCQDDADSLALEYMKHREYRRGKTLTNGSPSPSCLKEFLNMQNGVSR, from the exons ATGGCGATGTGGAGCGACGTTGAACTTCTGACCAACGAGGATACAAACACTGTCCGTTTCTGCAGTGAGTCAAATGAGGAAAATGGTAACGTTAGCGGCTTGTATCAGGTGGATACACTGGTCAAAATCTCCACTGCCAATGAG GTGCAGAAAGATCCCCGTCTCTCCTCCTGCAGTGGTTCAAACTGGAGCATTGTTGTTGCTGACAAGACGGTCATCCTGTTTGACCAGAGCTATCagaccatcctgctgctgcttcacttcG aaactGATGTGGATGCCTTTGATGTATGCCTGGATGGACAGTTTTTGGTGGTCTGTGAAAGAAATGGAAACCTCCATTTGATCCATGTTGCGGACAAGAGAATCCTTCTCACCAGG GCTTTGGTAGAGAAACCATCCAGCGGAGATAAGAAAACTTATCGCTATCTCGTCATAGAGGAAGACAAGACATCCTTAG ggaTGTACCATATGTTCCTTCTCATAAAGGATGGCTTTTTCCACATTACAAACCTTGCTTTGGCAAAGATTGAGACAG CCATTGAAAAAATGGACGTGGGAGCTTTGAAAGAT CTCCAGTCTCTCATCAAGATTGACTTCTGCTCCACCGAGGATTACCATGAGGAGGGTTGCAGCACAGCAGTAATGTTCAATCTGGGCCATGAAATCCATTTAATGATTGGG GGCGATAAAGAAAATGTCATAACTCACGGGACGATGGACCCTCATCAGTCCAAGATGCGCCTCGCTCACTCGGTCAACAACAGCTTAATACCAG GAGTGAAGaagatggtggtggtggagaatCTTTTGTATATTCTGGACACCGAG GATGTTCTGAGTCTTTGGGACCTGCACTTCCTTGTTATGATTCACTGTTGGCCGGATCTTGCTATTCATGACTTTGAACTCACCACAGAATGCGGCTCTGCCTCCATGGTTGC CCAAGACAAGGGCAGCATGAAGATGATTACACTGATGAAGCAAGACAACAGTCAG ttcAAGTCACTTCAAATACGATGTCTGCCCTCCATGACTGTCTGCTACTCTCTGGATGTCTCCTCAGTCTCCTGTCTTGTCCggacaaaaataaacatg GATACGATTTATTTAGTTGAGGGGATTTGTGAGAACCCAGAAAG TCGCGGAGAGCCTGTATCTTCTGTTGTTGTCAGATGCTTCACAGAGGCTTTGCCAGAGAACAG GCTTAGCAGACTTCTTCATAAACACATGTTTGAAGAGGCTGAAAAGTTTGCCATCACATTTGAGCTTGATTTAGAG CTTGTTTACAAGGTGAAGCTTGAGTTTGTGCTGGAACAGCTGGCCTCTGCATCAGTGGGTGGCTATGGGCAGAATGTGTTGTCTGAACTCGTGGAAGAGGCCAAGATCAACCTGATGAAGATCACG GATGGGCAGTATGTGGTGGAATATTGCCTCAAGGCTCCGTGGCCAACCTTCGAGACGGCGGAGAAGATGCTCAACCACGCTGCCACACGATACTCCTCCTTACAGATCCAGGAGGCTTTGGCCAGGCTGGCAACGTTCTGCAGCCTTCACGGCCTGGAAAATTTCAA TGGCATCGCCTGGATTGAGTTTCTGAACAGCACCGACAATTTAGGAGAAATTCTGACACACCTAAGAGAAGGAGACTTGAAGGGTGCACAACTCCTTTGGCTCAGATATGAG GGGCAGATTGCATTGGAGTTTGATGAGAGCAGGTTTGAAGCTGTGCTCAGTGCCATCCCAGAGGACCTGCCATCCCAAGAGCTATGTCCTTGGTTTAGGACAGTTTTTGTTCCCTTTGTGAGGAGAGTGCTTCCAACAGGACAG AAAATCCTGGCGAGATGGCTCGAGCAGAGGGCAAGGAACCTGGAGTTAAcagaaaag gGTGCTTGGCCTCAGAACGGGTTGGACTTGGCAGTGCTTGGACTGCCCTCTTTATGGACATGGATGAAATCT gacGATAATTACGGCACAGAAGAGGTGGAGAACCTAAAGTCGCTGGTGTCCAACCTCCGCAAGCTGCTGGACCTCCACAAGAAATATAACTGCAGACTTTCACTTTCAGTCTTTGagaag GGAAGTGTACGCAGCGTAGCGTTCTTCATGCTGGACAAAGTGCCAGCTCCAGAGCTGATCGCCGCCACAGTAGAGAGCAGCATCCTGCCGTATGCTGAGGAGCACGAGATTCCTTTTGATGAGCTTCTTCTACAGTATATCAAG GATCTGCTGGAGCGCTGCAGCTCTCAGACCACAACACTTTTCACAGAATGGGAAGCCAAAGCAGTGGCTGTACTAGGCTGCATGACTGATACTGAC CTGATGGTGGATGCTGTGCTGGAGATCATGCAGAAAGCTGTAGTGCCCTGGACTAATGAGGTGGAAAACCTGGTTCAGCAGTACCTAGAGATGGATGGACCAAA ACAAGAGCTTATAAAAGAGAGCTACCGTCTGATGGAGATCAGGAAGCTTCTCAGGGGCTATGGGATCCGCAACTTCAACCTCTCTAACAGCACTCAAATTCTG ACACTGATTAGATACATCCTGAAGCAAGACTTGCCGATGTCTCTGGAGGACTCCCTGACATTGGCTGAAGCGTATAAACTGCCAACCTTGCAGATAAATTACTTGTATCTCATCCAGCTGATAGGCCAAGGAAAG ACGGAGGCATGCATGACTGTCCTGAAGAAGCTGTCTCCTGCAGAGGCCGAGTGTGTGATCGAACGCCTCACAACCTGGGCCATGCTGCAGCTGGAGGACAAAATTCACATATCTGACgag CACAAGAAACACCAGATGGTCATAGCTCAGGCGATGGTGGAGGCACTGAAATACATGCATATTATCCAAAAAC ATGATGCTCTTAAAAGCATGGAGTGCGAGAGCAACCTCATCATGTTCAAGGCCATTGCCCACCTACAG GAGGACTTTGACGTTTTCTTTACCCCCTCCAACTATGAGGATCCAAACATCCGAAAACAGATCCAGGAGCATCACATCACCGCCTATGAGAACACACGTGGCCGCCACTCATCCAAGGCGAAGGCCACAACCACCCCAGTTGTGGCTAATGATGCTGATGGCAAAACTAAGACCATCTCCACAGAAGCTGGCTTGCGTCGTCTAGGAAGACAGCTGCAGCGCACTGAACAGGAGCTCTGGTCTGACTTGGCCTTGCGAGCTGTGGGGGTGGGCAAGGTGGACAAGGCCCTCAAGATCCTCAG TGAGCTGTATGAACACCACTATAACACCAGCACAGGGAAGGTTTTGTTCACTGCTGCCAAGACGTTATGCCAGATGCTGGAGGCAGATGTGCCCATGGTGCTTCCTGATGACATGGACTTGCCAGCAGTCATCCACAATCTTGCCAGCCAGGCCATCACTGTGTGCCACTCAG ATCTACTCCTGGACTGTTCGGAGCTTTGCAAGTGCACACGGATAGCTATGGATGTCTATCATCAGTGTCAGTTATCAGACAATTATGGCTTTACAGCCAAG GATTTGACCTTGGATGCAGAAAAAGATCCATATTCTCAGTGGAACTTTCAGGATCTTTTTAATGAAGATTGCATTGTTCTGGACCCGGTGTCTGTGCTCCCAGTCCAGTACGAAATTACCAACTGCCTGCTGCCCATTTCTCGgg ATACCAAACTGTACCCACTGGACTGTTCCTGCCTTTCACACTGTTCATTTGAAGACG GTTCAAACCACCTTCGGCCCCTCCTGGGTCCTCTGGCCAACATGTTACAGATGTTACAGGAGTGCAGTCAGCTGGAGTTGGCCCTGAGAGTGCTGGTCAACTCATACGGCAGCTGCCTGCAGCACGTCACCTCCAACGTTATGGACGTAAAGCTCAGCGTACAG ctttatgATACACAAGAGCTTAAGAACTACAATTTGTGCTTGAATGATCTCCGAAAGACAACTACTTCATCTCTGAATGCTATTGCTGTGGCTCTTTTGAACAAG GTGTTCAACTGGAGGGTGGTCGATTGTGATTTGGCTATTGGACTCTGTACACTCCTCTCCAAAGCAGAAGTCTTCAAAATACTGTGGAAGGTTATTGACAACACCTGGCAAAACTATGACAAAATATTG GCTGTGGCCAAGATCGGAGCCAATCTCTGCTGCTTGTACAATGAGGCAGAGGAACAAGAGAAGTTTCTCTCCGTCATCACAGACGCTGAATGGGGCATCAAGCTTAGCAAATTAGAG ATATCCATCCAGCCGGTGTTCCGCCAGCGGCCTGAGATGAAGAACAGTCTGATCCCTGTTCTGGTGAAGAACAGGAAGATCACACCAGATATTATCCTCCAGTACTGCAG CACCTTTGGTCTAGATCGTGACGGCGTGATTAACCAGTACATCACGACCTTACTGCTGCTCcaagaggatgaggaagatgCAGGTGACCCAGGAACAGGCCAGGAGGAGGTGCAGCCTCTCTGTCATGCAGACGCACTGGAGCGAGTCCTGCAGATTATCCCGATGTTACACAGCACCAGCGAGCTCACCAACAGTCTCTGTGCTGCCATATTCAAG CTCAGCCCCTACAACTACGAGAGGATAGAAGTTGTGCTGAAGATCATACAGGCTGCAGATGAGAATGTGACCAACTTCTCTGTTagtcag GCAATGGGCCTCCTTCAGCACCTGAAGTCCTACAAGCGAGTCTCTCCCCCCTCAGATGTGGAGAACACGCATCTTCTGGAAAACAGCCTGCTGCCAAACCCGCTGTCCAACAGCAGGCTGCCCTTTCACCTGCTTATGCAGACTAAACATTACTGGAAGATTATCT GTCCAGAGCTCAGTGAGGAGACCTTCCCTACACTTCTTCTGATTAGCAAACTGATGAAG GTGAGCCTTGACAAGTTATACATGTCAGCAGCAAACCATGTGTTTGAGAAGAAGATGAAGCCTCTACTCTtggagcagaggaagaagggTCAgggtcatggctacaataaggAGACTTTCAAGGTGGCCAAGACCATGATGAAGTACATCCAGTGTATCCAGAGCCCAGAGTGGGCAGCTGCCACGGCCCACAAGATCACCCAGGAGCTGCCAGCAG GCTATGAGAAGACACAGTCACTTAGGTTCTGTTTGGCTCTCGGAGATGCCTGGCTGAAGGATCCAAACCTTGAA GAGGAAGCACGAGCCAGAGGGGAGACCTTCCTTTCCAAGCTGAAGCTGCAGTTCCAGCGCTCGGCTACTGAGAATACCTTGATAGCCAGTCAGCTGAACAGCCCCGAGCATCTGAAACTGACTGGGCTGCCAGCCAGACTCTTGGTGGCCCTGTATGAGCACAGCAGTGTGGAACAGCGATACAAGGACTCAGGAAGTCAGACATATCCTG ACATACATGCTGTGATCAAGGAAATAGCCGCCATCAACAATGTGGATCTTCTGAAAATCCGTAACATGATGTTGGAAAAATGGATCTGCAAAACAGGCCCTGCTGTGGCCAAG GACATTTGTAATCAGGAGTGTGTCAGCAACATCGAGGAGGACCCAGACTTAATGAG GGTTGTGTACATGCTGCAGTCTTGCCCCACCGATGACGCTGTCCGTCTTCTACAGCCTATCCTATCTGCTGAAACCTGG CCTCTCAGCACTTCCGGGCCTCGTCTGACCTTCTGCCATCGGACTCGAGCGCTGCTTTGTCTTGTCCGCCTCGCTGATGCGGCCACTCTGGAGGCTCAGTTGCAGATCCCCAGGACCAAAATCCA ATATTACCTGAAGTGCTACATCTTTGTCTCTCAGCTGGAGGCTTTAAATATCCCCTACACGTTGCAGTCTTTCCTCAGTAGTCCCAAAGAGGGCTTGGTGAAAGGGTTGTGGAAGAATCACAGTCATGAGCCACAG GCTGTGAGGTTGGTGGCAGACTTATGTTTGGAGTACCAGGTGTACGACCCTCAGCTGTGGAACAGTCTGCTTCAGAAACTGCTGGGCTTCAACTTG ATCAGCCACCTCCAGAAGGTGTTAGAAGCAGTCGTGGCTGTGCCCGCTCTGTGGGAG ATTGCTAGTTTCTCCAGGACCTGGAGGAGTATGATACTGGCACCTTTTGTCTCAG CGTCTCTACCTTTGAGTCCTGATCAACAAGCAACACTCTACAGGACCTTTGTTCTCCTCCTAAA GTGCCCTTTCCTGTTGAATTTGGACCTGATAGGAATTGCCAATCGCTTCGCACAGTTCAACCTGCCCGCCTTCGCCCTGGGAACTCTCCTTCTCATCCCCTGCGCCAATAAAAAGGCTCAGCAGATCCAG ggttttctgtctgtctgtaaccCGGTCGCTGTCCTCGAGCAGGTGGAGGAGCTTATGAACACTGGGGAACTGGCTGGTATCCCCTCACAG ATCAGGGAgactgttttatctttcatcaGCCAAAACGGACAGTACCAGAAACTGTTGAAGACAAAACACTTTAAGCATCTGAAGCAGCTCATGGTGTCGAATGGCCAACCAAACCAGGTGAAAGACTTGGTGGATTACCTGATCAGCCAGAactg TCAGGATGATGCCGACTCACTTGCTCTTGAATacatgaaacacagagagtATCGACGAGGGAAAACACTGACAAACGGCTCACCTTCACCGAGCTGCCTGAAG gaGTTTCTCAACATGCAAAATGGAGTTTCCAGATGA